DNA sequence from the Deltaproteobacteria bacterium genome:
CGACTTCGTCAAGATAGCAGAGGCCTACGGTGCAACCGGGCTTCGTGCCACTCGTCCGGACGAAGTGGAAGATGTCCTCAAAAAAGGGCTTGAAACACCGGGACTCGTCATCATGGAATTCGTCATCGCCCGGGAAGAAGGGGTCTTCCCCATGGTCCCCGCGGGCAAGGCCACCACCGAGATGCTCCTCGTGTAATTCACAAGGAAAGGAATCCGCATGAAACACACCCTCTCAGTCCTCGTGGAAAACAACCCCGGTGCCCTTTCGAGGATCGCCGGACTTTTCAGCGGACGCGGCTTCAACATCGAAAGCCTCTGTGTCGCAGCCACCCTCGATCCCACGCTCTCCCACCTGACGCTTACGACATCTGGAGACGACCTGATCATCGAGCAGATCATCAAGCAGCTCAATCGCCTCGTCGACGTCTACAAGGTCGTGGATGTGACGGAAGAGGGTGCATATGTGGAACGCGAAATGGCCCTCATCAAGGTAAAGGCCGAGGCGGAGACCCGGGCCGAGATCCTCCGCATGTGCGACATATTTAGATGCAAGGTGGTGGACGTGAGCCCAAGGACCTATACAGTCGAGGTCACCGGCCCCAAAACTAAGATCGACGCAGTTGTCGAGCTTCTCAAGCCCATCGGAATCAAGGAAATCGCCAAGACCGGCGTTATTGCCATGTCGCGGGAGAAAAAGTCTCTGTAATTCTTGCAATAAAGGAGTAGACACCATGCAGATCTTCTACGAGCAGGACGCGTCTTTTGACATATTCGCTGGCAAGACCATTGCTGTGATCGGCTACGGAAGTCAGGGACACGCCCACGCCCAAAATCTCAGGGAAAGTGGTCTGAACGTAATCGTGGGGCAGAGGCCGGGTTCCGTCAATTACGAACTTGCTGTGAAACACGGATTCACTCCGGTCAGCGCTGCCGAGGCGGCAGCCCTTGCCGATGTCATCATGATCCTCGTCCCCGACCAGTCCCAGGCCGCGCTCTACTATGAGGCCATAGAACCGAATCTCAAGGCGGGGGACATGCTCCTCTTTTCCCATGGCTTCAACATCCACTTCGGGCAGATCGTACCGCCTGTGGAGGTGGATGTGGCCATGGTGGCGCCTAAAGGCCCCGGGCACCTCGTGAGGAGGGAATATGAGCGCGGAGCCGGGGTCCCGGCCCTGGTTGCCATACACCAGGACTACACCGGAAGCGCCCTGGACCGGGCCCTTGCGTACGCAAAGGGAATTGGCGCGACACGGGCGGGAGTCCTTCGTACCACCTTCAAGGAAGAGACGGAGACCGACCTCTTCGGTGAGCAGTGTGTGCTCTGTGGAGGTGTCAGCGCCCTTGTGAAGGCTGGCTTCGAGACCCTGGTCGAGGCCGGTTATCAGCCGGAGATCGCCTTCTTCGAGTGCTGCCACGAACTCAAGCTCATTGTTGATCTCATCTACGAGGGCGGACTTTCCCGAATGCGCCACTCCATCAGCGACACCGCCGAGTACGGTGACTTCACCCGCGGTCCCCGTATCATTACAGAGGAGACCAAACGCGAGATGAAAAAGATCCTGGCAGAGATCCAGACCGGCACCTTCGCCCGTGAATGGATACTCGAGAACCAGGCCAACCGCCCGGTCCTGAACGCTCTTAGGAACAGGGACCGCGCCCATCAGCTTGAGGAGGTCGGCCAGAGGCTCAGGGCCATGATGAGCTGGCTCCAGAAATAACCAGGGCCATCGCCCTCGAATGCTCGCTGAAAGGATCCCGGTGGCTCGTGAAGGGATCCCCTTCATCGCCACCGCTGCCCTTGCCACCGTGACGAGCGCCCAGCTCGGATGGGAGATACCCGCAGCGATCGCATTTCTCATTACGGCCTTTGTCCTGTATTTCTTCAGGGATCCGGAGCGGGTGGTGCCTGCGGACGACGATGCGGTCGTATCCCCTGCGGACGGAAAGGTCCTCGAGATCGCCCCCGCATCCGATCCTGTGCTGGAAAATGTGAAGCGCCAACGGGTAAGCATCTTCATGAACGTCTTTAATTGCCATGTCAACCGTGCCCCCATCGCCGGCGTAATCGATGCGATCAGCTATCGTGAGGGCTCGTTCATCTCCGCGAACAGGGATCGGGCCATGCTCGAAAACGAGCAGTGCGCCCTCCTCCTGCGCCGGGACGACGGACTCGAGTGCACGGTGGTCCAGGTGGCGGGCCTCATCGCCCGGAGGATCGTTTGTAGGGCCCAGATCGGAGACAGGCTCGAAAAAGGTGAAAGATTCGGCATGATCCGTTTTGGCTCCCGTCTGGATGTCTATCTTCCCCCGGAGGTGGAGTTCACCGTCCGGCCTGGCGAACGGGTCGTGGCAGGACAAAGCATCATCGCCAGAAAAGGAGGTCGTCTCCCATGATCAGGAATCCTTTTATGGACAGACAGCGGGAAAGCGCCCATCATGCACGAAGAGGGATCTTCCTCCTTCCGAACATCCTGACAACAGGCGGCCTTTTCTGTGGATTCTATGCCATCGTCGCCGCCATCAATGGAAGCTACCCGGTCTCAGCCATGGCCATCATCGTAGCCGCTGTCTTTGACGGCCTGGACGGCAGGATCGCCAGACTCACCAAGACGACGAGCCGTTTCGGGGTAGAGTACGACTCCCTTTCGGATCTCGTGGCCTTCGGGGTCGCGCCCGGGATACTCGCCTTTCTCTGGGGTCTTAAGGGCTTTGGGAGGTTGGGCTGGCTCGCGGCATTTCTCTACGTGGCAACAACCGCCCTGCGGCTTGCGCGTTTCAATACCTTGAGTCTCAGCGGG
Encoded proteins:
- the ilvN gene encoding acetolactate synthase small subunit, with the translated sequence MKHTLSVLVENNPGALSRIAGLFSGRGFNIESLCVAATLDPTLSHLTLTTSGDDLIIEQIIKQLNRLVDVYKVVDVTEEGAYVEREMALIKVKAEAETRAEILRMCDIFRCKVVDVSPRTYTVEVTGPKTKIDAVVELLKPIGIKEIAKTGVIAMSREKKSL
- the ilvC gene encoding ketol-acid reductoisomerase codes for the protein MQIFYEQDASFDIFAGKTIAVIGYGSQGHAHAQNLRESGLNVIVGQRPGSVNYELAVKHGFTPVSAAEAAALADVIMILVPDQSQAALYYEAIEPNLKAGDMLLFSHGFNIHFGQIVPPVEVDVAMVAPKGPGHLVRREYERGAGVPALVAIHQDYTGSALDRALAYAKGIGATRAGVLRTTFKEETETDLFGEQCVLCGGVSALVKAGFETLVEAGYQPEIAFFECCHELKLIVDLIYEGGLSRMRHSISDTAEYGDFTRGPRIITEETKREMKKILAEIQTGTFAREWILENQANRPVLNALRNRDRAHQLEEVGQRLRAMMSWLQK
- a CDS encoding phosphatidylserine decarboxylase family protein, which produces MLAERIPVAREGIPFIATAALATVTSAQLGWEIPAAIAFLITAFVLYFFRDPERVVPADDDAVVSPADGKVLEIAPASDPVLENVKRQRVSIFMNVFNCHVNRAPIAGVIDAISYREGSFISANRDRAMLENEQCALLLRRDDGLECTVVQVAGLIARRIVCRAQIGDRLEKGERFGMIRFGSRLDVYLPPEVEFTVRPGERVVAGQSIIARKGGRLP